The DNA segment CGACGTAGGTGGTCACGAGCACCATCATCACGACCCGTGGTTTTGCCAAGGCGAGGAAATCCATGGCGCGCCGCTGCACGCGGGTGAGATCGAGTTCCAGTGTCTGCGGCTGCGGAATCATGCGGTCACTTGTTGGCTCTGTCTCAGCGGCGAAAACGACGAAGACGGCGGCGTCGTCAGCTCACTATTTCTGTCAGTCGTCCCACCGAAGCGCAAGAGACGGAGTGTGAGACCGCGAAGCTGGCAAGCCTCCGTGCCCCACCGGTCGATGTTCAATGCGTGGCCGTTTGTTGGCCACCGCCATCCTCATCCTCGTCCGGTTGCTGGCGTTTCAGTAATCGATCGCGTCTCATCGCCGTTACTCGCGTGGCATGGCTCACGAGTGACCCGTCACCTCGAAGCCCTGTGCTCCAAGAAGCGGCCGACGAAGAAGATCACCACGCCGACCGTCATCAGTTTCAACTCACTTCCGGTGCCGTGCTCCTCCGTGAGTCCAGTAAAGAGCGCGTAGGCAACGTCGGCGAAGCCCAGCGCCTGTATCAGTTTGGCCGCATGGAACATCGAAGCCGGACGCAGGTATCTCGGGCTGATGAACTGGTGGAACTCGCCGCGCCAGCCACGGCTTAGCGTGTCGTCGGTTCGGAGCCGGCGAACTGCACCGGAATCCGCTTCGCGCCGCGTTGCACCGACAGGCGCGCTGCCGCGCTGTTCGGCATCGTCTGCAGGCGCTGGGTGAGATCGCCCACCCCGGTCACCGCGGTACCATTCATCTCCAGAATGACGTCGCCGCGCTGCAATCCCTGCGGGGCATCACTGGCCACGTCGGCAACGATGACTCCCTGACCGGCAGGCACATTGAAATATGCGGCCAGCTCGGCGGTCAGGTTTTGCACGGTGACGCCTGAGAATTTCGCCGTGCTCGCGGTCGGTACGTAATGCGCCAGGTCAATCGCTGACTCGCTTTTCATCAAGACCCGCGTGACAAAAATAGGCTTATGGAAGCGCACGGCTAACGCGATCGCGTCGCTCGGCCGGCTGTCGACCTGCAGCTCATGCCGCCCCACGTGCAGGAAGATCCGGGCAAAGTACGTGCTGTCTTTCACCTCCTGAATCAAGACCTTCTGGAACTCCACGCCGGCGCCGT comes from the Candidatus Binatia bacterium genome and includes:
- a CDS encoding bifunctional nuclease domain-containing protein; the protein is MIHVVRSRRLRVSALLVLGAFSVAACRSPDKSDVEVEIGSVGFDSALHAPVVVLRDHDRKVALPIWIGPAEAQAIVMQLQGINPPRPMTHDLVKQILDGAGVEFQKVLIQEVKDSTYFARIFLHVGRHELQVDSRPSDAIALAVRFHKPIFVTRVLMKSESAIDLAHYVPTASTAKFSGVTVQNLTAELAAYFNVPAGQGVIVADVASDAPQGLQRGDVILEMNGTAVTGVGDLTQRLQTMPNSAAARLSVQRGAKRIPVQFAGSEPTTR